The Neisseria yangbaofengii genome contains a region encoding:
- a CDS encoding cell division protein ZapA has protein sequence MSIEQINLDIMNVNLTINTPSEEKDTLIQAVEMLNKKSKAIKENGRIVGTDKIVVMAALNVVHDLLKVSLKDDLAIGEFQRKMTDMSNACQKALSRLEQN, from the coding sequence ATGAGCATCGAACAAATCAATCTCGACATCATGAATGTCAACCTGACCATCAACACACCGAGCGAAGAAAAAGACACCCTGATTCAAGCCGTTGAAATGCTGAATAAAAAAAGCAAAGCTATTAAAGAAAACGGCCGCATCGTCGGCACCGACAAAATCGTAGTCATGGCTGCTCTAAATGTTGTACACGACTTATTGAAAGTCAGCCTCAAAGATGATTTGGCAATCGGCGAATTTCAGCGTAAAATGACAGATATGAGTAATGCTTGCCAAAAAGCATTGTCCCGCTTAGAGCAAAATTGA
- a CDS encoding NAD(P)H-dependent glycerol-3-phosphate dehydrogenase, which translates to MKITVMGAGSWGTALAVHFAQHGNEVALWARNAQHIETLQNNRENKHALPGFPFPESLTAHTGLTEALKDSELVLIVTSVAGLRSSAELLKANGAADIPVLAACKGFEQDTGLLTFQVLKEVLPENKTLGVLSGPSFAQELAQQLPCAVVLASENKEWIESLVEQLNNNVMRLYGSTDVIGVAVGGAVKNVMAIATGLSDGLEYGLNARAALVTRGLAEITRLAVAMGAQPKTMMGLAGIGDLILTCTGALSRNRRVGLGLAEGKELHQVLKEIGHVSEGVSTIEEVFNTACKYQIDMPITQTLLQLIRQEMTPQQVVERLMERSARFE; encoded by the coding sequence ATGAAAATTACTGTTATGGGCGCAGGATCTTGGGGCACTGCACTGGCTGTTCACTTTGCACAACACGGCAACGAAGTGGCTCTATGGGCGCGCAATGCCCAACACATCGAAACCTTGCAAAACAACCGTGAAAACAAACATGCTCTGCCGGGTTTCCCATTCCCGGAAAGCCTGACCGCCCATACCGGTTTGACCGAGGCATTAAAAGACTCCGAATTGGTACTGATTGTGACCTCTGTTGCCGGCTTGCGCAGCAGCGCAGAATTATTAAAAGCCAACGGTGCCGCCGATATTCCGGTTTTGGCCGCATGTAAAGGCTTCGAGCAAGACACCGGTTTATTGACTTTCCAAGTATTGAAAGAAGTCTTGCCGGAAAACAAAACCCTTGGCGTATTGTCCGGCCCGAGCTTTGCACAAGAATTGGCGCAACAATTGCCTTGCGCCGTGGTGCTGGCTTCCGAAAACAAAGAATGGATTGAATCGCTGGTCGAACAGTTAAACAACAACGTGATGCGCTTATACGGCAGCACCGATGTAATTGGCGTGGCAGTCGGCGGCGCAGTGAAAAACGTGATGGCGATTGCGACCGGTCTTTCAGACGGCCTTGAATACGGCCTGAATGCCCGCGCCGCTTTAGTGACGCGCGGTTTGGCGGAAATCACCCGTCTGGCTGTTGCCATGGGTGCGCAGCCGAAAACCATGATGGGCTTGGCCGGCATCGGCGACTTAATTCTGACCTGCACCGGCGCCTTATCCCGCAACCGCCGCGTCGGTTTAGGCTTGGCCGAAGGCAAAGAGCTGCATCAAGTGCTTAAAGAAATCGGCCACGTTTCCGAAGGCGTGAGCACCATCGAAGAAGTATTCAACACCGCCTGCAAATACCAAATCGACATGCCGATTACCCAAACCCTGCTGCAACTGATTCGGCAGGAAATGACGCCGCAGCAAGTTGTTGAGCGTTTGATGGAACGCAGCGCACGTTTCGAATAA
- a CDS encoding cytochrome-c peroxidase, translating to MKYQAFGKITLSLAVSAALAACGDKPAEQVAAPAASESAAPASQAAYDNSSASQEDKDLLQRAQGIFKPLPTPEEMQKLRPFTLEQVELGQSLWYEPRLSKGNTVSCNSCHNLASAGVDNMPTSQGHKGSFGSRNSPTVLNAATLDMQFWDGRAADVEEQAGGPLLNPVEMANDSEEAVVAKIANIPEYQKAFETAFPQDGAISFKNITTAIAAFERTLLTPTKWDEYLKGNINALNEQERKGVRSFMDNGCIACHAGVSLGGNSFQKFGLVRGPYWKFIEDPNQDKGRADVTKNEADRYFFRVPGLRNVGKTYPYFHNGSVWELDKAVKIMGQAQLGKDLPQEEVDNIVAFLHTLSGSVSEKARTMPELPLSSPTVSHPDNK from the coding sequence ATGAAATACCAAGCTTTCGGCAAAATCACCCTTTCTCTTGCAGTATCGGCGGCATTGGCTGCTTGTGGCGACAAACCTGCCGAACAAGTAGCTGCGCCGGCTGCTTCTGAGTCTGCTGCACCGGCTTCTCAAGCAGCTTATGACAACAGCAGCGCATCGCAAGAAGACAAAGATTTGCTGCAACGTGCGCAAGGCATTTTCAAACCACTGCCAACGCCTGAAGAAATGCAAAAGCTGCGTCCTTTCACGCTTGAGCAAGTCGAACTCGGCCAATCATTGTGGTATGAGCCGCGCTTGTCCAAAGGCAATACGGTAAGCTGCAACTCTTGCCATAACCTGGCTTCTGCCGGTGTGGACAACATGCCGACCAGCCAAGGTCACAAAGGCAGCTTCGGCAGCCGTAACTCTCCGACCGTGTTGAACGCGGCAACTTTAGACATGCAATTCTGGGATGGTCGAGCGGCTGACGTGGAAGAGCAGGCGGGCGGTCCGTTGCTGAATCCGGTGGAAATGGCGAACGACAGCGAAGAAGCGGTGGTCGCCAAAATCGCGAATATTCCGGAATACCAAAAAGCGTTTGAAACAGCCTTCCCACAAGACGGCGCGATCAGCTTCAAAAACATCACCACTGCGATTGCTGCGTTTGAACGTACTTTGCTGACGCCGACCAAATGGGACGAGTACCTGAAAGGCAACATCAATGCCTTGAATGAGCAAGAACGCAAAGGTGTGCGCTCGTTTATGGATAACGGCTGTATTGCCTGCCACGCCGGCGTGAGCTTAGGCGGTAACTCGTTCCAAAAATTCGGCTTGGTACGGGGCCCTTATTGGAAATTTATTGAAGACCCGAACCAAGACAAAGGCCGTGCCGACGTGACCAAAAACGAAGCCGACCGATACTTCTTCCGCGTACCGGGCTTACGTAACGTAGGCAAAACTTATCCGTACTTCCACAACGGCAGCGTTTGGGAATTGGATAAAGCGGTGAAAATTATGGGTCAGGCGCAATTGGGTAAAGACTTGCCGCAAGAAGAGGTGGACAACATCGTCGCATTCTTGCATACCTTGTCTGGCTCTGTTTCGGAAAAAGCGCGCACTATGCCTGAATTGCCGTTGTCTAGCCCGACGGTATCACATCCTGACAACAAATAA
- a CDS encoding IS630 transposase-related protein, which yields MTYSTDFRQLALAKLAQGLSIRQVAKELGIGSDTVFKWKKNPTPKGYPKDRKPLKITKEALLRDVEQYPDAYCYERAQRLNCSTNGIHQALKRYGISRKKDQ from the coding sequence ATGACCTATTCAACAGACTTCCGCCAACTGGCCTTAGCCAAACTCGCCCAAGGCCTCTCCATCCGTCAAGTAGCCAAAGAGCTCGGCATCGGCAGCGATACCGTGTTCAAATGGAAAAAGAATCCCACTCCCAAAGGCTATCCCAAAGACAGAAAACCCCTCAAAATTACCAAAGAAGCACTGCTTAGAGACGTCGAACAATACCCCGATGCCTATTGCTACGAACGGGCACAACGGCTCAACTGTTCGACCAACGGCATCCACCAGGCATTGAAAAGATACGGAATCAGCCGAAAAAAAGACCAATAA
- a CDS encoding IS630 family transposase has protein sequence MRLRHRFQLKERPIVWLDESGFRASVHRPYGYAPKGRRCIDTHDWQGRNQTNAIGALYDNQLFAVGLFDCSINSRIFDTWVERLLIPQLPPESVVVMDNAAFHKGKAEALLKEKGHTVLWMPPYSPDLNPIEKKWAWLKARRRKLGVVSVDELFRSVI, from the coding sequence ATCAGACTCAGACACCGTTTCCAACTGAAAGAGCGTCCGATTGTTTGGCTGGACGAAAGCGGATTCAGAGCTTCCGTCCACCGTCCTTACGGTTATGCCCCAAAAGGCAGACGGTGTATTGATACCCATGACTGGCAGGGACGTAATCAGACTAATGCCATCGGTGCGCTGTATGATAATCAACTGTTTGCGGTCGGTTTGTTTGACTGTTCCATCAACAGCAGGATATTCGACACTTGGGTAGAACGGTTACTGATCCCGCAACTGCCGCCCGAGAGTGTTGTGGTGATGGACAATGCGGCGTTTCATAAGGGTAAGGCAGAAGCCTTGCTGAAGGAAAAGGGGCATACCGTCCTATGGATGCCGCCTTACAGCCCCGACCTGAATCCCATCGAAAAGAAATGGGCTTGGTTAAAGGCGAGACGGAGAAAACTTGGGGTGGTGTCTGTGGATGAGTTGTTTAGGAGTGTTATTTAA
- a CDS encoding lipocalin family protein, translating into MRISFLPKAVNRVPIARSSYWVLRLDDNYQTALVGTPNRKYLWVLSRTPKPDEAALQSYIETAKQQGYDVSKLVRSVQ; encoded by the coding sequence TTGCGTATTTCATTCTTACCCAAGGCCGTCAACCGGGTGCCTATTGCCCGCTCTTCTTACTGGGTTTTGCGCTTAGACGACAATTACCAAACCGCTTTGGTCGGCACGCCCAACCGTAAATACCTATGGGTATTGTCACGCACACCGAAGCCGGATGAAGCCGCCTTGCAAAGCTACATCGAAACCGCCAAGCAACAAGGCTATGATGTTTCTAAACTGGTGCGCAGTGTACAATAA
- a CDS encoding lipocalin family protein, producing the protein MRFPAELAALSLLMLAATAQAAEPQSELQTVAKVDIPRCMGTWYEQVRLPMRFQDDCVSDVKTQYRLTDKQVVKITNSCRKKDGSMMSADAEVKK; encoded by the coding sequence ATGCGTTTTCCTGCCGAACTTGCCGCCTTGTCTTTGCTCATGCTTGCCGCTACCGCCCAAGCTGCCGAACCGCAAAGCGAACTGCAAACCGTGGCTAAAGTCGATATTCCCCGCTGCATGGGCACATGGTACGAACAAGTCCGCCTGCCGATGCGTTTTCAAGACGATTGCGTGTCGGATGTCAAAACCCAATACCGTTTGACCGACAAGCAAGTGGTGAAAATCACCAATTCCTGCCGCAAAAAAGACGGCAGCATGATGAGCGCGGATGCAGAAGTAAAAAAGTAG
- a CDS encoding M48 family metallopeptidase: protein MPRFTHTLSDGLEIHIDLKRSAKKNLILRPIDGQTVSINIPPFLSTARLQQWLSENEPLLHQTLAKTPTRPLANLSEKPAWIWYQGVQTVLTDAPQATITLRPSEIYLPEKSWPQQQTYLRRFLYERAAEYLLPRLARHAAAMNMHPAATALSNAKTFWGVCRHRTGIRLNWRLIGAPEFVADYVCVHELCHLPHPDHSAKFWALVNRHTPHTAAAKAWLKAHGHELFVSG from the coding sequence ATGCCGCGCTTCACCCACACGCTTTCAGACGGCCTTGAAATCCACATCGATTTGAAACGCAGCGCCAAGAAAAACCTGATTTTGCGCCCCATCGACGGCCAAACGGTCAGCATCAATATTCCGCCGTTTCTCAGCACCGCGCGTTTGCAGCAATGGCTGTCGGAAAACGAACCTTTATTGCATCAAACCTTAGCCAAAACACCCACCCGCCCGCTTGCCAACCTTTCGGAAAAACCGGCATGGATTTGGTATCAAGGCGTTCAGACGGTCTTAACCGACGCGCCGCAAGCCACCATCACATTGAGGCCGTCTGAAATTTATCTGCCGGAAAAAAGCTGGCCGCAGCAGCAAACCTATTTGCGCCGCTTCCTTTATGAACGCGCCGCCGAATATTTGTTGCCGCGTTTGGCCCGCCACGCCGCTGCCATGAATATGCACCCCGCCGCCACCGCCTTGAGCAATGCCAAAACCTTCTGGGGGGTGTGCCGCCACCGAACCGGCATCCGCTTAAATTGGCGGCTGATCGGCGCACCGGAATTTGTGGCTGATTATGTGTGCGTTCACGAACTCTGCCACCTGCCCCACCCCGACCACAGCGCCAAATTCTGGGCATTGGTCAACCGCCACACGCCGCACACCGCTGCCGCCAAAGCCTGGCTGAAAGCACATGGCCACGAATTGTTTGTATCGGGCTGA
- a CDS encoding lysophospholipid acyltransferase family protein, which translates to MLLIKNLIYWLILCVSLIVLFPFMLLAAPFPGGAHKMAQVWVSILNWSLKNIIGLKYRLIGSENIPSEPSIICSKHQSGWETLALQEIFPPQVYVAKRELFKIPFFGWGLKLVKTIGIDRSNRREANDQLMKQGLARKNEGYWISIFPEGTRLPPGTRGKYKLGGARMAKMFEMDIVPIALNSGEFWPKDSFMKYPGEITVVIGKPIAHDSGSEAELMAECENWIEAHQAEITGQGPFAPKKAV; encoded by the coding sequence ATGCTGTTGATTAAAAACCTGATTTACTGGCTGATTTTATGCGTCAGCCTGATTGTACTGTTTCCCTTTATGCTGCTGGCCGCACCCTTTCCCGGCGGCGCACACAAAATGGCACAAGTTTGGGTGTCGATTTTAAATTGGTCGCTGAAAAACATCATCGGCCTGAAATACCGCTTAATCGGCTCGGAAAACATCCCGTCCGAGCCGTCAATTATTTGTTCCAAACACCAAAGCGGCTGGGAAACCTTGGCGTTGCAGGAAATTTTTCCGCCGCAGGTTTATGTCGCCAAACGCGAGCTGTTTAAAATCCCGTTTTTCGGCTGGGGTTTGAAGCTGGTGAAAACCATCGGCATCGACCGCAGCAACCGCCGCGAAGCCAACGACCAATTGATGAAACAGGGCTTGGCGCGCAAAAACGAAGGCTATTGGATTTCCATCTTCCCCGAAGGCACGCGCCTACCGCCCGGAACCCGCGGCAAATACAAGCTCGGCGGTGCGCGCATGGCAAAAATGTTTGAGATGGACATTGTGCCCATCGCACTCAACAGCGGCGAATTCTGGCCGAAAGATTCGTTTATGAAATATCCGGGCGAAATCACCGTCGTCATCGGCAAACCGATTGCACACGACAGCGGCAGCGAAGCCGAATTGATGGCCGAATGCGAAAACTGGATTGAAGCGCATCAAGCCGAAATCACCGGCCAAGGTCCGTTTGCACCGAAAAAGGCCGTCTGA
- the gmhB gene encoding D-glycero-beta-D-manno-heptose 1,7-bisphosphate 7-phosphatase: MPTHNKLIILDRDGVINQDRDDFVKSVDEWIPIDGSMDAIAFLTEAGYTVAVATNQSGIGRKYFTLQDLTEMHAKMHRLAVQAGGVIDGIWFCPHLPDDNCNCRKPKPGMIQDILDRFQAQAADTWLVGDSLRDLQAIDAVGGKPALVLTGKGKKTLQEKEGELPENTQIFDNLLAFAQYIMQEELKQDDA; the protein is encoded by the coding sequence ATGCCCACCCACAACAAACTCATTATCCTCGACCGCGACGGCGTGATTAACCAAGACCGCGACGACTTCGTCAAATCCGTTGACGAATGGATTCCGATTGACGGCAGCATGGACGCGATTGCCTTCCTCACCGAAGCAGGCTACACCGTCGCCGTAGCGACCAACCAATCGGGCATTGGCCGCAAATATTTCACCCTGCAAGACCTTACCGAAATGCATGCCAAAATGCATCGTCTGGCGGTACAAGCCGGCGGCGTGATTGACGGCATTTGGTTCTGCCCGCACTTGCCCGACGACAACTGCAACTGCCGCAAACCCAAACCCGGCATGATTCAAGACATTTTAGACCGCTTCCAAGCCCAAGCCGCCGACACTTGGCTGGTGGGCGACAGCCTGCGCGATTTACAGGCCATCGATGCCGTCGGAGGAAAACCGGCCTTGGTATTGACCGGCAAAGGCAAAAAAACCTTGCAGGAAAAGGAAGGAGAATTGCCGGAAAACACACAAATCTTCGACAACCTGCTGGCTTTTGCACAATACATCATGCAAGAAGAATTGAAACAAGACGACGCTTAA
- a CDS encoding DUF7832 domain-containing protein, producing the protein MYDHFQFHTAEDYPADLSPGHAATHMGMYFQWAAGQGLVNPVWQTAPETAADFAAMLNGTFSGAAFVRNHLGSVLTPEDFTEQGRRFTEFYYDDEDEGYGAFMEDYVTTLDTPQLPSFYHVADTPENYALLAPVFQTAFERWKHSLK; encoded by the coding sequence ATGTACGATCACTTTCAATTCCATACCGCGGAAGACTACCCCGCCGATTTATCGCCCGGCCATGCCGCCACCCACATGGGCATGTATTTCCAATGGGCGGCCGGTCAAGGGCTGGTGAATCCCGTGTGGCAGACCGCGCCGGAAACCGCCGCCGATTTCGCCGCCATGTTAAACGGCACATTCAGCGGTGCGGCATTTGTGCGCAACCATTTGGGCAGCGTGCTCACACCCGAAGATTTTACCGAGCAGGGCCGGCGCTTTACCGAATTTTATTACGATGATGAAGACGAAGGCTACGGTGCCTTTATGGAAGACTACGTCACCACGCTCGATACACCGCAACTGCCGAGCTTCTACCATGTGGCCGATACGCCGGAAAACTACGCCCTGCTCGCACCTGTTTTTCAGACGGCCTTTGAGCGCTGGAAGCATTCTTTAAAATAA
- a CDS encoding NAD(P)/FAD-dependent oxidoreductase: MPKIFHTVIIGAGAAGMLAAARIGQAGHRVALIDHAAKIGEKIRISGGGRCNFTNRHLNGHDGSAYYVSQQPRFVRHALAQFHAADFITLVEKHGIAYHEKHKGQLFCNGSAQEIITMLQNECEQGKVAWHTACTVDAVNLIQTASADDSPRFQLGTAHGEFQARNLIVATGGLAVPAIGASPFGYELAKQFGHSIVPPEAALVPLRFEHWAEHGYDQLSGIALPVRISVGSGKARVSFDEDLLFRHKGLSGPAILQISSYWHSGQTVTINLVPDTDLAAALCAGKNGQKIQLNTALKSLCPTLPERLLETWLGRAGFAPYAAHKWADVSNAVLTRLGQSLNRWTLLPSGSDGHKKAEATRGGVNVKEIDPKTMQSKLQPGLYFIGEVMDITGRLGGYNFQWAWSSAVCAAQAVCRESA, encoded by the coding sequence ATGCCCAAAATTTTCCACACCGTCATTATCGGCGCCGGCGCAGCCGGTATGTTGGCCGCCGCACGTATCGGCCAGGCCGGACACCGCGTTGCGCTGATTGACCATGCTGCCAAAATCGGGGAAAAAATCCGCATTTCCGGCGGAGGCCGCTGCAACTTCACCAACCGCCACCTCAACGGCCACGACGGTTCGGCCTATTATGTGTCGCAGCAGCCGCGCTTTGTGCGTCATGCCTTGGCGCAGTTTCATGCCGCCGATTTTATTACCTTAGTAGAAAAACACGGCATTGCCTATCATGAAAAACACAAAGGCCAGCTTTTTTGTAACGGCAGCGCGCAGGAAATCATCACCATGCTGCAAAACGAGTGCGAACAAGGCAAAGTAGCATGGCACACGGCTTGCACGGTAGACGCCGTCAACCTGATTCAAACGGCCTCTGCCGATGATTCACCGCGTTTCCAACTAGGCACCGCCCATGGCGAATTTCAGGCGCGCAATCTGATTGTCGCTACCGGCGGCTTGGCAGTGCCGGCGATTGGCGCATCGCCATTTGGCTATGAATTAGCCAAACAATTCGGCCACAGCATCGTGCCGCCCGAAGCGGCGTTGGTGCCGCTGCGTTTCGAGCATTGGGCGGAACACGGCTACGATCAGCTTTCCGGCATTGCCCTGCCGGTGCGCATCAGCGTGGGCAGCGGCAAAGCGCGCGTGTCGTTCGATGAAGATTTACTGTTCCGCCACAAAGGCTTGAGCGGTCCGGCGATTTTGCAGATTTCCAGCTATTGGCACAGCGGCCAAACCGTCACCATCAACCTTGTGCCCGATACCGACCTTGCCGCTGCATTGTGCGCCGGAAAAAACGGCCAAAAAATCCAGCTCAACACTGCCTTAAAATCACTCTGCCCGACCCTGCCCGAACGTCTGCTGGAAACATGGCTTGGCCGCGCCGGGTTCGCCCCGTATGCCGCGCACAAATGGGCGGATGTGTCCAATGCCGTCTTAACCCGACTCGGTCAAAGCCTGAACCGATGGACACTTCTACCCAGCGGTTCAGACGGCCACAAAAAAGCCGAAGCCACGCGCGGCGGCGTGAACGTGAAAGAAATCGATCCGAAAACCATGCAAAGCAAATTACAGCCCGGCCTGTATTTCATCGGCGAAGTGATGGACATCACCGGCCGGCTCGGCGGCTACAATTTCCAATGGGCATGGTCGTCGGCCGTGTGTGCGGCGCAAGCCGTCTGCCGCGAATCGGCGTAA
- a CDS encoding aromatic amino acid transporter, with the protein MSAKQPSLFGGAMIIAGTIIGAGMFANPTATSGIWFTGALLVLLYTWFSMLSGGLMILEVNTHYPHGASFDTMVKDLLGKGWNVVNGLAVAFVLYLLTYAYIFVGGDLTAQGLGSLTGSEVALPVGQLVFFGVLAFCVWASTRLVDRLTTALIGGMVITFFWATGGLISTVKLPVLFDTQAAPHTDYWIYVAAALPVCLASFGFHGNVSSLLKYFNGDAPKVAKALKIGTLIALAIYVLWQLAIQGNLPRNEFAPVIAAEGQVSVLIETLSKFVPTDNMGKVLSFFAYMAIASSFLGVTLGLFDYIADIFKWKESAADRSKTAAVTFLPPLICCLLFPTGFVTAIGYVGLAATVWTALTPAMLLYKSRQKFGFGKGYRLSGGVWLMVWVFAFGLINIAAQILSQMDIVPVFKG; encoded by the coding sequence ATGTCTGCAAAACAACCTTCTCTCTTCGGCGGCGCGATGATTATCGCCGGTACGATTATCGGTGCCGGCATGTTTGCCAACCCCACCGCCACCTCGGGCATTTGGTTCACCGGCGCACTGCTGGTGCTGCTCTATACTTGGTTTTCCATGCTCTCCGGCGGCTTGATGATTTTGGAAGTGAACACGCATTACCCGCACGGAGCGAGTTTCGACACGATGGTGAAAGACTTGCTCGGCAAGGGCTGGAATGTGGTGAACGGCTTGGCGGTCGCTTTTGTGCTGTATCTGCTGACCTATGCCTATATTTTTGTCGGCGGCGATTTGACCGCCCAAGGTTTGGGCAGCCTGACCGGCAGCGAAGTGGCGTTGCCTGTCGGCCAATTGGTATTTTTCGGCGTACTGGCATTTTGCGTATGGGCTTCCACCCGCTTGGTTGACCGCCTTACCACCGCCTTAATCGGCGGCATGGTCATTACCTTTTTCTGGGCAACCGGCGGCCTGATTTCCACGGTCAAACTGCCGGTATTGTTCGACACCCAAGCCGCGCCGCACACCGACTATTGGATTTATGTGGCCGCCGCTTTGCCGGTGTGTTTGGCATCATTCGGTTTTCACGGCAATGTATCCAGCCTGCTGAAATACTTCAACGGCGATGCGCCAAAAGTGGCCAAAGCCTTAAAAATCGGTACGCTGATTGCCTTGGCGATTTATGTGTTGTGGCAGTTGGCGATTCAGGGCAACCTGCCGCGCAACGAATTTGCTCCCGTGATTGCGGCGGAAGGCCAAGTGTCGGTTTTGATTGAAACCTTATCCAAATTCGTGCCGACCGACAACATGGGGAAAGTGTTGTCGTTCTTTGCCTACATGGCGATTGCCAGCTCGTTTCTGGGCGTGACTCTGGGCTTGTTCGACTACATCGCCGACATTTTCAAATGGAAAGAATCCGCCGCCGACCGCAGCAAAACCGCTGCCGTCACCTTCCTGCCGCCGCTGATTTGCTGTTTGCTGTTCCCCACCGGTTTTGTGACCGCCATCGGCTACGTCGGCTTGGCCGCAACGGTGTGGACCGCATTAACCCCCGCTATGCTGCTTTACAAATCGCGCCAAAAATTCGGTTTCGGCAAAGGCTACCGCCTCAGCGGCGGCGTGTGGCTGATGGTGTGGGTATTTGCCTTCGGCCTCATCAACATTGCCGCACAAATTTTAAGCCAAATGGACATTGTGCCTGTGTTTAAAGGCTGA
- a CDS encoding AI-2E family transporter: protein MSLHPPSPTLYRNATYLMVAAGLWGILYFRLLPLLFAVILTYVFITKTNGMILLLRRRLLSRNTLLDRSLSVQNINLLSTTLTIGIVSLILFLLSLGIYHLIHGGNVSVMMNKLAAILSDTKSSNNLPGFVLNLLPDNLEQIKQYGIRLIEEYSTALTRISTNSITSFVHILLGIVIGVMLSYHRLRMRRQRRSMPAFKREMMQRIVNFELSFERVFIAQAKISLVDTFLTGLYLYLILPLFGIELPFRVTVLIIAFIVGLIPVAGNLISNTIIIILSLGISLYVAIASLVFLVVIHKLEYFLNAKIIGSEIEAGAWELLVAMIVFERIFGIGGIVVAPVYYAYVKNEMKWQKLI from the coding sequence ATGAGCCTACACCCACCTTCGCCCACGCTTTACCGCAACGCCACTTACCTGATGGTGGCGGCCGGTTTATGGGGCATTTTATATTTCCGTTTGCTGCCGCTGTTGTTTGCAGTGATTCTGACTTATGTGTTCATCACCAAAACCAACGGCATGATTTTGCTGTTGCGCCGCCGTCTGCTGTCGCGCAATACGCTGCTCGACCGTTCGTTGAGCGTGCAAAACATCAACCTGCTGTCCACCACACTGACCATCGGTATTGTGTCGCTGATTTTGTTTTTGCTGTCACTGGGAATTTATCATTTGATACACGGCGGCAATGTGTCGGTGATGATGAATAAGCTGGCTGCCATTTTGTCCGATACCAAAAGCAGTAATAATTTGCCCGGGTTTGTGCTGAACCTGCTGCCCGATAATTTGGAACAAATCAAGCAATACGGCATTCGGCTGATCGAAGAATACAGCACCGCGCTGACCCGCATCAGTACCAACAGCATCACGTCTTTCGTACATATTCTTTTGGGCATCGTTATCGGTGTCATGTTGAGTTACCACCGCTTGCGCATGCGCCGCCAACGCCGCAGTATGCCGGCGTTTAAACGGGAAATGATGCAGCGTATTGTCAATTTCGAGCTGAGTTTCGAACGCGTGTTCATCGCACAGGCAAAAATTTCCTTGGTCGATACTTTCCTTACCGGCCTGTATCTTTATCTGATTCTGCCGCTTTTCGGCATCGAACTGCCGTTTCGGGTGACGGTTTTGATCATTGCCTTTATCGTCGGGCTGATTCCGGTGGCGGGCAATCTGATTTCCAACACCATCATTATTATTTTGAGCTTGGGCATTTCGCTGTATGTCGCCATCGCTTCATTGGTATTTTTGGTGGTGATTCACAAATTGGAATACTTTTTAAACGCCAAAATCATCGGCTCGGAAATCGAAGCCGGCGCGTGGGAATTGCTGGTAGCGATGATTGTGTTCGAACGCATATTCGGCATCGGCGGCATTGTGGTCGCACCGGTTTATTATGCGTATGTGAAAAACGAAATGAAGTGGCAGAAGCTGATTTAG